The nucleotide sequence AATGTCGTATTGCCACTATCACGACGTAGATTCACCGCGGGCTTAAGCTTTGTCGAGATATTCGTATATGGATGGGGATTGCAACTGGGTAGCCCTGCAAGAGTTAAAAGTCGATATTTTTCGTATATCTAGGGCTGATTGAGATATTCCGGGATGGGCTTCAAATCGCCGATGCCTTCATTCTTTGCTCCAGTCTTTGTTATCACGAACAGTTCGTGAGGGTAGTTGAAGAATACCCCGATCCAACAGCCGTTGTACCCTACAGGCCACATCTGTCCTGAAAGAATCAAAAGCACTCTCCGCCTTTCTCATGTAGTTTGATCCATATCATATTGATATGTAAGGACTAAGCTCTACCAGGAAGCTTCGAAAAGACGCAACCAAGACACAAGAGTCATCTCTACACGAACGACTCTTAACACCAGTGTCACAAGCTCAAGACGATCACTCGCTCACAACATGACAATCTAATGCCTTTCGAACATGGCCTCCACTTCCTACCCCCTGAAATCCCAGCCCTGTGAGTCTACCCCGGATCCACATTAGGAAATTAATTGCGAAGCCAAGATCTAAAAGTAGGCGGCATTTGTAATCGCACTATTTTGGACAAACGATCCAAGGGCGAGATTGGTGCTTACAAATGACCCCGCTGCGGCGCGGTTTAAACACCCATGGGTATATcatggcttcatcagccCATCTAAATATGGATAGTTTTCAAAGAGAATAGCTGCAAGTTTGAGATTAACGCGAACATGACCAAGATCTTCCTGTAATCTTGATAATCTTTGACCCCCCCCGAGAGTTTAATCAAACTGATTCCTGTCTAGGACTGGCGCCACTGGCTACAtcggtggtgatggcctccACACGCTGGTGAAGGCGCATCCCGAGTACGAAATTACCGCGCTTGTTCgaaacaaggagaagggtgaCCTGGTCGCTAGCCAGTATCCCTCGGTTAAGCTAGTCTACGGTGATCTAGACGACTTTGAACTGCTTGCCGAGCAAGTCTCCAAGGCGGACATTACCTGCCACTGGGCCAGTTGCGAGCACGAGGCCGCCGCCAAGGCTATAGCTGAGGGAATTTCacgcaaggccaaggatgatGCAGGATTTGTCATTCACTTATCTGGAGCCGACATTATCTGCTACCCTGACTTAAACGATGAGACTTATGGTATCAAGAGGGACCAGGTGTTTGACGACTGGGATGGCATTGGCGAGGTCACCTCGCCTCCTGAGAACGCACCTCACAAAGAAGTTGACCTCGCTATTCTTGGTATCAGTGGGAAAAATGCCATTGTCTGCCCCCCAACCATCTACGGTCCAGGCCGGGGCCCTGGTAATCAGAGGAGCATCCAGGTTCCTGAGCTAGCGTTGCATAGCTTGAAGAGGGGTGCTGCTATCACTGTGAAAGAAGGCGAGAATATTTGGAACTCTGTTCATGTGCACGACTTATCCAAGTTGTGGctgaagctcgtcgaggccgcTGCCCAGGGTGGAGGCAAGGCTGATTGGGGTTCAAATGGATACTACTTTGTTGAGAACGGAGACTTTAGCTGGAAAGCCATTGCAGAGAAGATTGCTAAAGAGgcaaaagctcaaggtctttgggaggatgaga is from Fusarium keratoplasticum isolate Fu6.1 chromosome 11, whole genome shotgun sequence and encodes:
- a CDS encoding NAD(P)-bd-dom domain-containing protein, which produces MTKIFLTGATGYIGGDGLHTLVKAHPEYEITALVRNKEKGDLVASQYPSVKLVYGDLDDFELLAEQVSKADITCHWASCEHEAAAKAIAEGISRKAKDDAGFVIHLSGADIICYPDLNDETYGIKRDQVFDDWDGIGEVTSPPENAPHKEVDLAILGISGKNAIVCPPTIYGPGRGPGNQRSIQVPELALHSLKRGAAITVKEGENIWNSVHVHDLSKLWLKLVEAAAQGGGKADWGSNGYYFVENGDFSWKAIAEKIAKEAKAQGLWEDEKVESLSVEDADKVWSYASFFWGTNSRSRAIRARKILDWEPVEKDIFDDVVAVVKAEAASLKLAE